A stretch of the Tardiphaga sp. 709 genome encodes the following:
- a CDS encoding LysR family transcriptional regulator — MRFSLRALRYVVETADAGSVTEAAKRLNVSQPSISAALSQLEAELGVQIFIRHLAKGVTLSPAGQRLVNDARLLLAHARDFAQSAQSLGSTLHGEIVVGSFSTLATRFMPGLLSGFRECQPGISVKLEEGDQQEIIDGLVSGRTELALSYSFAVPDEIVGEKFCELPPFIVLSADHPLANRSSISLTEMRDEPFILLDLPHSRDYFASLFTASGIEPRISFRTRSFELIRGLIGNGQGYSIHNAVPRTTIGYDGSRVAVVPITEKLPATHVMALRLKRHALRPAVQTFADYARDAFAVGGQFAPGSIAPARVDAA; from the coding sequence ATGAGGTTCTCGCTCCGGGCCCTGCGCTATGTGGTTGAAACGGCCGATGCAGGCAGCGTGACGGAAGCCGCCAAGCGCCTGAACGTGTCGCAGCCCTCGATTTCGGCCGCACTCAGCCAGCTGGAGGCCGAACTCGGCGTCCAGATCTTCATTCGCCATCTCGCCAAGGGCGTGACCCTCTCCCCCGCCGGCCAGCGGCTGGTAAACGACGCGAGACTGCTGCTCGCGCATGCGCGCGATTTTGCCCAGAGCGCCCAGTCGCTTGGCAGCACCCTGCACGGCGAGATCGTGGTCGGTAGCTTCTCGACCCTCGCCACACGCTTCATGCCGGGGCTGCTGTCCGGCTTTCGCGAATGCCAGCCGGGCATTTCGGTAAAACTTGAGGAAGGCGACCAGCAGGAGATCATCGACGGGCTGGTCTCCGGACGGACCGAACTCGCACTGTCCTACTCTTTCGCTGTTCCCGACGAGATCGTCGGTGAGAAATTCTGCGAGCTGCCGCCCTTCATCGTGCTGTCGGCGGATCACCCTCTGGCAAACCGGTCGTCGATCAGCCTGACCGAAATGCGCGACGAACCGTTCATCCTGCTGGACCTGCCGCATTCGCGCGACTACTTCGCCAGCCTGTTTACGGCATCCGGTATCGAGCCGCGCATTTCCTTCCGGACCCGGTCATTCGAGCTGATCCGCGGATTGATCGGGAATGGCCAAGGATATTCGATCCACAATGCCGTGCCGCGCACCACCATCGGTTATGACGGCAGCCGCGTCGCCGTAGTGCCCATCACCGAAAAATTGCCGGCAACGCATGTGATGGCGCTGCGTCTGAAACGCCACGCACTGCGACCGGCGGTGCAGACATTCGCCGATTACGCGCGTGATGCCTTTGCCGTAGGCGGCCAGTTCGCGCCGGGCTCAATAGCCCCGGCGAGGGTCGACGCGGCTTAG
- a CDS encoding RidA family protein — MTTHQRFRKFNTKEAYPEQSLDNDVCMVVRANNTVYVRGQTAMDLDGKIVGIGDAAAQTENAMTCAKVLLEEAGSKLEDVVKIVIYITDRAYREPVYRVVGKWLKGVYPVSTGIIVQGLAKPEYLMEIDIIAEIPA, encoded by the coding sequence ATGACCACCCATCAGCGTTTTCGCAAGTTCAACACCAAGGAAGCCTATCCCGAGCAGTCGCTCGACAACGATGTCTGCATGGTCGTTCGCGCCAACAACACCGTTTATGTGCGCGGCCAGACGGCTATGGATCTCGACGGCAAGATCGTTGGTATCGGCGATGCCGCTGCGCAAACGGAGAATGCCATGACATGCGCCAAGGTGCTGCTTGAAGAGGCAGGCTCCAAGCTTGAGGACGTGGTGAAGATCGTCATCTACATCACCGATCGCGCCTATCGCGAGCCGGTCTATCGCGTCGTCGGCAAATGGCTGAAGGGCGTCTATCCGGTTTCGACCGGGATTATCGTTCAGGGCCTCGCCAAGCCTGAGTACCTGATGGAAATCGACATCATCGCGGAAATTCCGGCGTAA
- a CDS encoding ABC transporter substrate-binding protein — protein sequence MKRALKFTALMLLSTLAIGGQASAQEKLVVSTWGGSFRDLIDEAIAKKFTAETGVKVEYITGGTIDRLNQAKLAAAKPESDVTFTTAHVGWLYANDNLFEKLDMAKIPNASHLVEQAKISPYHIGSWAYVYTIGYLPDQLPKGVSFESWEGLWNPALKGMISSPDFDPSHVMVVAAKLSGGDASNWEVGEAKMKALKPNYKAFYTNDANSQQLFATGETPVQVVLSMNAYYMQAQGVPIKLAIPKEGAVLGVDTMGITKGSTKAELAYKFINTALDPEVQAKIAELKKGSPVVDNAKVKPEIAALPGVFTTADQWAKQTLVIDAKLRAEKTGTWRKWFTENIMAP from the coding sequence ATGAAGCGCGCCTTGAAGTTTACTGCATTGATGTTGCTGTCGACGCTCGCGATTGGCGGACAGGCATCCGCCCAGGAGAAGCTGGTGGTCAGCACCTGGGGTGGAAGTTTTCGCGATCTGATCGATGAAGCGATCGCCAAGAAGTTCACTGCCGAGACCGGCGTGAAGGTCGAATACATCACCGGCGGCACGATCGATCGCCTCAACCAGGCCAAGCTCGCTGCTGCGAAGCCGGAGAGCGACGTTACCTTCACGACGGCCCATGTCGGCTGGCTCTATGCCAACGACAATCTGTTCGAGAAGCTCGACATGGCGAAGATTCCGAATGCCAGTCATCTGGTCGAGCAGGCCAAGATCAGCCCGTATCACATCGGCTCCTGGGCCTATGTCTACACCATCGGCTATCTGCCCGATCAACTGCCCAAGGGCGTCAGCTTCGAGAGCTGGGAAGGTCTGTGGAATCCCGCGCTCAAGGGCATGATCTCGTCGCCCGATTTCGATCCAAGCCATGTGATGGTCGTTGCTGCCAAGCTGTCCGGCGGCGATGCGTCGAATTGGGAAGTCGGCGAAGCCAAGATGAAAGCGCTGAAGCCGAACTACAAGGCGTTCTACACCAACGATGCCAACAGCCAGCAGCTCTTTGCGACTGGTGAGACGCCGGTGCAGGTCGTGCTGTCGATGAACGCCTATTACATGCAGGCCCAGGGCGTGCCGATCAAGCTGGCGATTCCGAAGGAAGGCGCCGTGCTCGGCGTCGATACGATGGGCATCACCAAGGGCTCGACGAAGGCGGAGCTGGCCTACAAGTTCATCAACACCGCGCTCGATCCCGAAGTGCAGGCGAAGATCGCCGAACTGAAGAAGGGCAGCCCGGTGGTAGACAACGCCAAGGTCAAGCCCGAGATCGCAGCGCTGCCGGGCGTGTTCACGACCGCGGATCAGTGGGCGAAGCAGACGCTGGTGATCGACGCCAAGCTGCGTGCCGAGAAGACCGGCACCTGGCGCAAGTGGTTCACCGAAAACATCATGGCTCCGTAA
- a CDS encoding glyoxylate/hydroxypyruvate reductase A → MTSEVMAFYSAFDDFETWRAALAAEGIDLRQADDIADPTRVRQALVWKPPHGFFARYPNLGLVVNLGAGVDALVGRDDLPEVPITRLSDPKMARMMAGYVLFAVMRHARDVPAFERAQRERRWHYIHPRDPETITVGILGLGELGLTAALECARQGYRVRGWSNTLKSVEGIETSAGLSALPDILGDSDILVCMLPQTPQTSGLLNAERLAQMKPGAVFINVSRGSIVDEPALIEALRSGHIAEATLDVFASEPLSPDSALWAMGNVLITPHLASVALPGSASQQIGENVRRLRSGQELLSRVDPRRGY, encoded by the coding sequence ATGACGTCGGAGGTGATGGCGTTCTACAGCGCCTTCGATGACTTCGAGACGTGGCGTGCGGCGCTCGCGGCCGAAGGAATCGATCTTCGCCAAGCCGACGATATCGCCGATCCCACACGCGTACGGCAGGCACTTGTATGGAAGCCGCCGCATGGTTTCTTCGCGCGCTACCCAAATCTCGGCCTCGTCGTCAATCTCGGCGCCGGCGTCGACGCGCTGGTCGGGCGTGACGATCTGCCGGAGGTTCCGATCACGCGCCTGTCCGACCCGAAGATGGCGCGGATGATGGCTGGCTATGTGTTGTTCGCGGTGATGCGCCATGCGCGCGACGTTCCAGCCTTCGAGCGCGCCCAGCGCGAGCGCCGCTGGCACTATATTCATCCGCGCGATCCCGAGACTATCACGGTCGGCATTCTCGGCCTTGGCGAACTCGGGCTGACCGCGGCGCTCGAATGCGCCCGGCAAGGCTATCGCGTACGTGGCTGGTCCAACACGCTGAAGTCGGTGGAGGGCATCGAGACATCTGCCGGTCTGTCTGCGTTGCCGGATATCCTGGGCGATAGCGACATTCTCGTCTGCATGTTGCCCCAGACGCCGCAAACAAGCGGGCTGCTGAACGCCGAGCGCCTGGCGCAGATGAAGCCGGGGGCAGTCTTCATCAATGTCTCGCGCGGCAGCATCGTCGATGAGCCGGCGCTGATCGAAGCGCTGCGTTCGGGCCATATCGCAGAAGCGACGCTGGATGTGTTTGCCTCCGAGCCGTTGTCGCCGGACAGCGCGCTCTGGGCGATGGGCAATGTGCTGATCACGCCGCATCTCGCATCGGTGGCGCTGCCGGGTTCTGCGTCACAGCAGATCGGCGAGAACGTGCGCCGGCTGCGGTCGGGGCAGGAGCTGCTAAGCCGCGTCGACCCTCGCCGGGGCTATTGA
- a CDS encoding cytochrome c, whose translation MSKSANALTLVLAACLLGSIIAPSAAQQMAGREVAKPAGKLGLGRAATAEEIAAWDTDVRPDGRGLPVGKGTVKQGDDLFQEKCASCHGEFGQGVGRWPVLAGGAGTLKADRPDKTVGSFWPDLSTVFDYIKRAMPYGNAQSLTNDEVYALTAYILSMNDIVKDETFELNEKNFTSIKMPNAAAFFEDDRETSEKHFWNKNPCMKDCRPAPKVTGRAMSIDVTPDGKSGPKVE comes from the coding sequence ATGTCGAAATCGGCTAATGCCCTGACACTGGTGCTGGCGGCATGTCTGCTCGGCAGCATAATTGCGCCAAGCGCTGCCCAGCAGATGGCGGGCCGCGAGGTGGCAAAGCCTGCGGGTAAGCTTGGGCTCGGCCGGGCGGCCACCGCTGAGGAAATCGCGGCCTGGGACACCGATGTCCGGCCGGACGGGCGCGGTCTTCCGGTCGGCAAGGGCACCGTGAAGCAGGGCGACGATCTGTTTCAAGAGAAGTGCGCGTCCTGTCACGGCGAATTCGGACAGGGCGTCGGTCGATGGCCGGTGCTTGCCGGCGGCGCCGGGACATTAAAGGCCGATCGGCCCGACAAGACCGTCGGCTCGTTCTGGCCCGATTTGTCCACCGTGTTCGACTACATCAAGCGCGCGATGCCCTATGGCAATGCGCAGTCGCTGACCAATGACGAGGTCTATGCGCTGACGGCCTACATTCTCAGCATGAACGATATCGTCAAGGACGAGACATTCGAACTCAACGAGAAGAACTTCACGTCGATCAAGATGCCGAATGCTGCAGCATTTTTCGAGGACGACCGCGAGACGTCCGAGAAGCATTTCTGGAACAAGAATCCGTGCATGAAGGATTGCCGGCCGGCGCCGAAGGTGACCGGGCGCGCCATGTCCATCGACGTCACGCCTGACGGCAAGTCCGGCCCCAAGGTCGAGTAG
- a CDS encoding ABC transporter permease, with the protein MKRSPATLALRWSGRVLVAAILLFVLLPGVVVAISAFNDRAILQFPPQSWSLRWFYRAFSYADFAKGFWNGLTVTVWASSIAVVVGSAFAFAIHRYKFALRDFLEGILLSPLIIPHYTVGLGILILASQTGVGRGFPLVIFAHVVMVLPFVMRSTYISLENLDTRLELAASSLGATPLRILFTVTIPLLIPGLLSGWLFAAILSFNEFTATLFVSSQATQTLPVAMYNYVREFADPTLAALSVIYIVVTATLLTIANSFLGLGKILNVDAH; encoded by the coding sequence ATGAAACGCTCACCTGCAACCCTTGCGCTGCGCTGGTCGGGCCGCGTCCTCGTTGCCGCCATTCTCCTGTTCGTGCTGTTGCCCGGCGTCGTCGTGGCGATCTCGGCTTTCAACGATCGCGCGATCCTGCAGTTTCCGCCGCAGTCATGGTCACTGCGCTGGTTCTATCGCGCCTTCTCCTATGCCGATTTCGCCAAAGGTTTCTGGAATGGCCTGACCGTGACGGTCTGGGCATCCAGCATCGCGGTCGTCGTCGGATCTGCCTTTGCCTTTGCCATTCATCGCTACAAATTCGCGCTCAGGGATTTCCTTGAAGGCATTCTGCTGTCGCCGCTGATCATCCCGCATTACACCGTCGGTCTTGGCATTCTCATTCTCGCCTCGCAGACGGGTGTTGGTCGCGGTTTTCCGCTCGTCATCTTCGCCCATGTGGTGATGGTGCTGCCTTTCGTGATGCGCAGCACTTACATCTCGCTGGAAAATCTCGACACGCGCCTGGAGCTGGCCGCGTCCAGTCTCGGCGCCACGCCGCTGCGGATCCTGTTCACGGTGACGATCCCGCTGCTGATTCCGGGCTTGCTCAGCGGCTGGCTGTTCGCGGCGATCCTGTCCTTCAACGAATTCACGGCGACGTTGTTTGTTAGCAGTCAGGCGACGCAGACGCTGCCGGTCGCCATGTATAATTACGTCCGCGAATTCGCGGATCCCACATTGGCCGCACTCTCGGTCATCTACATCGTCGTGACCGCAACCTTGCTCACGATCGCCAATTCCTTCCTGGGCCTCGGGAAAATCCTGAATGTTGATGCGCACTGA
- a CDS encoding flavin reductase family protein, with protein sequence MSAATHPLVEVDVFRDAMRMTASGVAVVTTDGEAGRAGVTVSSLCSLSMEPPSVVFSVHRDNRHLEKLLANGVFVANILSDTQERVANSFAGLIPELRDNRFLAGDWSELLTGAPALDGALCNFDCRVASVFDFGSHRIVAGEVLNVRNQAALPLIFSDRTFHRLAA encoded by the coding sequence GTGAGCGCAGCAACGCATCCGCTGGTCGAGGTCGATGTCTTCCGCGACGCCATGCGGATGACGGCCTCGGGCGTGGCGGTGGTGACGACGGATGGCGAAGCGGGGCGTGCAGGCGTTACAGTGTCGTCGCTGTGCTCACTGTCGATGGAGCCGCCATCGGTTGTGTTCAGCGTTCACCGCGACAATCGCCATCTCGAAAAGCTGCTGGCCAATGGCGTGTTCGTCGCCAACATTCTGTCTGATACGCAGGAGCGTGTTGCCAACAGCTTCGCCGGGTTGATCCCTGAACTACGCGACAACCGTTTTCTTGCCGGTGACTGGTCGGAGTTGCTGACCGGCGCGCCTGCGCTCGATGGTGCGTTGTGCAATTTCGATTGCCGTGTTGCCAGCGTGTTTGATTTCGGCTCGCATCGCATCGTCGCGGGCGAGGTGCTGAACGTTCGCAACCAAGCTGCGCTGCCCCTGATCTTCTCCGATCGCACATTCCATCGTCTCGCCGCCTGA
- a CDS encoding type II 3-dehydroquinate dehydratase, with protein MTSPVVYFLNGPNANLYGLDKSGTYGRESFVSIKKRCEDHAASLGLMVDFRQSNHEGVLVDWIQEAREKAEGIVINAAGLTYSSVPILDALLAFEGPIIEAHMSNIWKREPFRHHSYVSRAATGVIAGLGALGYELALTAVSRLIAEKAAQ; from the coding sequence ATGACGTCTCCAGTTGTTTATTTCCTCAATGGTCCGAATGCCAATCTTTATGGGCTGGACAAAAGCGGCACCTATGGCCGCGAAAGTTTCGTCTCGATCAAGAAGCGCTGTGAAGACCATGCAGCTTCGCTCGGCTTGATGGTCGACTTCCGCCAGTCCAACCACGAAGGCGTTCTGGTTGACTGGATTCAGGAGGCGCGGGAGAAGGCCGAGGGGATCGTCATCAATGCCGCCGGTCTCACTTACTCGTCGGTACCGATCCTCGACGCGTTGCTCGCTTTCGAGGGCCCGATCATCGAGGCGCATATGAGCAATATCTGGAAGCGCGAGCCGTTTCGCCATCACTCCTATGTGTCGCGTGCGGCGACTGGCGTAATCGCGGGGCTCGGCGCGCTGGGCTATGAGCTGGCATTGACGGCGGTATCGCGCTTGATCGCCGAAAAGGCCGCGCAATGA
- a CDS encoding ABC transporter ATP-binding protein: MLMRTDPMTAHTPEATSEKVRPAVQLDGVTKRFGESMALHEAWLKIRPSEFMTLLGPSGCGKTTLLNLVAGFLEADNGEIFIDGDLVTETPAHMREIGIVFQNYALFPHMSVAKNVAYGLKTRGVDKKEIARRVDEALALVKLTGFADRKPRQLSGGQQQRVALARALVIRPKVLLLDEPFSALDKNLRGSMQVELKQIQRELGVTTIFVTHDQGEALSMSDRIAVMSAGRIRQIAAPDDIYRRPADRFVASFVGDANILNGRLVEKRGDVAVVSVGDISAEVPAAPIAALSVGDALDVFVRPEHLAVTSRGASGSLPGTVMTQVFQGGHVDLYIDAPGSARERILLRSPGIAALSSCPVGAEIGLTIGSDDIVAFPPGEAA, encoded by the coding sequence ATGTTGATGCGCACTGATCCAATGACGGCACACACGCCGGAAGCGACCAGCGAAAAAGTTCGTCCGGCGGTGCAGCTCGACGGCGTCACCAAGCGCTTTGGCGAATCCATGGCGCTACATGAAGCCTGGCTGAAGATCCGGCCGAGCGAGTTCATGACTCTGCTGGGCCCATCCGGCTGCGGAAAGACGACGCTGCTCAATCTGGTCGCCGGCTTCCTCGAAGCCGACAATGGCGAGATCTTCATCGACGGCGATCTGGTCACCGAAACGCCCGCGCATATGCGTGAGATTGGCATCGTGTTCCAGAACTACGCGCTGTTCCCGCATATGAGCGTCGCCAAGAACGTCGCTTACGGATTGAAGACCCGCGGCGTCGACAAGAAGGAGATCGCGCGCCGCGTCGACGAAGCGCTGGCGCTGGTCAAGCTCACAGGCTTTGCCGACCGCAAGCCGCGGCAGTTGTCGGGCGGCCAGCAGCAGCGGGTGGCGCTTGCGCGGGCCTTGGTGATCAGGCCGAAGGTGCTGCTGCTCGACGAACCATTCTCGGCGCTCGACAAGAATCTGCGCGGTTCGATGCAGGTCGAGCTCAAGCAGATCCAGCGTGAGCTCGGCGTCACCACGATCTTCGTGACGCATGATCAGGGTGAGGCGCTGTCGATGTCGGACCGCATCGCCGTGATGTCGGCCGGGCGCATCCGCCAGATCGCGGCACCCGACGATATCTATCGCCGTCCGGCGGATCGCTTCGTCGCGTCCTTCGTGGGCGACGCCAATATCCTCAACGGGCGTCTTGTCGAGAAGCGCGGCGATGTCGCGGTGGTTTCGGTCGGCGACATCAGCGCCGAAGTTCCTGCGGCGCCGATTGCCGCGCTTTCGGTTGGCGATGCCTTGGATGTCTTCGTGCGGCCGGAGCATCTCGCCGTCACGTCGCGTGGCGCTTCGGGATCACTGCCCGGCACTGTGATGACACAGGTGTTTCAAGGCGGCCATGTCGATCTATATATCGACGCGCCCGGCAGCGCGCGCGAGCGCATCCTGCTGCGTTCGCCGGGCATTGCGGCGCTGTCGTCCTGTCCGGTCGGAGCCGAGATCGGATTGACCATCGGCTCCGACGATATCGTGGCGTTTCCGCCGGGTGAGGCGGCGTGA
- a CDS encoding ABC transporter permease: MNTRPFLGWFVSPAGLVAVGLIAAMLAVFQYSVRAYIPGTLEVGGFTWANFEAMLRPLYALAFWNTVLICFETAVFTLLLAYPLAYALTRTNSSALRSFILIVSVTPLFLGEVVRTYSWMIVLGNNGFLNTLLLKLGLVDRPLRMMFTSGGVIAALVHVTMPIMVIMLAAALSHIDRNYEKAAESLGAGPIRIFMTITLPLSMPGIVAGFSTAFAWTFSAFATPQLIGGGRVATVSTLIYQLGFSSFNFPFAASLSIIGLALSLAVIALLKKAASPLERMAGTT, translated from the coding sequence ATGAACACACGTCCATTTCTGGGATGGTTTGTCTCGCCGGCCGGCCTCGTTGCTGTGGGCCTGATCGCGGCGATGCTGGCTGTGTTTCAGTACAGCGTGCGGGCCTATATTCCCGGAACGCTCGAGGTCGGTGGATTCACCTGGGCGAATTTCGAAGCCATGCTGCGGCCGCTTTACGCACTGGCATTCTGGAATACGGTGCTGATCTGTTTTGAAACGGCGGTGTTCACGCTGCTGCTTGCCTATCCGCTAGCCTATGCGTTGACGCGCACCAACAGCTCTGCGTTGCGCTCCTTCATCCTGATCGTGTCGGTGACGCCGCTGTTTCTCGGCGAGGTGGTGCGGACCTATTCCTGGATGATCGTGCTCGGCAATAACGGCTTCCTGAACACGCTGCTGCTCAAGCTCGGCCTGGTGGATCGCCCGTTGCGGATGATGTTTACCTCGGGCGGCGTGATTGCGGCCCTGGTGCATGTGACCATGCCGATCATGGTCATCATGCTGGCTGCGGCGCTGTCGCATATCGACCGCAATTACGAGAAGGCGGCCGAAAGTCTCGGCGCGGGTCCGATCCGCATCTTCATGACCATCACGCTGCCTCTGTCGATGCCCGGCATCGTTGCCGGCTTCTCCACCGCCTTCGCGTGGACCTTCAGCGCCTTTGCAACGCCACAGCTGATCGGCGGCGGCCGCGTCGCCACGGTGTCGACGCTGATCTATCAGCTCGGCTTCTCGTCGTTCAATTTCCCCTTCGCCGCCAGTCTCTCCATCATCGGTCTCGCATTGTCGCTGGCCGTGATCGCGCTGCTGAAGAAAGCCGCGAGCCCGCTCGAACGCATGGCGGGCACGACATGA
- a CDS encoding 4-hydroxyphenylacetate 3-hydroxylase family protein: MIRTGEEYKQGIRDGREVWIDGERVKDVTTHPALKPIIDVKARMYDMAREERYAADLTYVEDNETHSVFYKPPTEQKDWHDKIKAVDHVMKDIGGVVTRVGDETIGEMWSLTDGRDVLAEIDPRFAANIDHHIRAVIEKDIFHVSANTDPKGDRSLPPQQQDPDLMVHVTRETDAGIIIRGAKYETAAAYADQAYLKPTVGAWANEKLSDYAVGCIVKMGAPGVKHICRGGFANRSSANAKDYPLANRFDEVEALVVFDDVLIPWEDVFFYRHTRAAQFVRSTLHRYSAFPYVLRLLYTADMMIGAAMWNAKQTGLDKLQSVREKLADLVCYREGINAHLTASIAMAEKSPGGLLMPQQSMLYAGRVFACSQLPAMMHIARELCGGQICITPNADAFEAEGSGKWLNKFYSLNDQWQADDRRKLLAFARDLLNSDYAGHRLTFVQFAQAPHFNHLAAVYNSFDFAGPLDFVKKSAGLSDRIDGAKS, translated from the coding sequence ATGATCCGCACGGGTGAAGAATATAAGCAGGGCATTCGCGATGGCCGCGAGGTCTGGATCGATGGCGAGCGCGTCAAGGACGTGACCACGCACCCGGCGCTGAAGCCGATCATCGACGTCAAGGCCCGGATGTATGACATGGCGCGTGAAGAGCGTTACGCCGCCGACCTCACTTACGTTGAAGACAACGAGACGCATTCGGTCTTCTACAAGCCGCCGACGGAACAGAAGGACTGGCACGACAAGATCAAGGCCGTCGATCACGTGATGAAGGACATCGGCGGCGTGGTCACCCGCGTCGGCGACGAGACCATCGGCGAGATGTGGTCGCTCACCGACGGGCGCGACGTGCTGGCCGAGATCGATCCGCGTTTCGCCGCCAATATCGATCATCACATCCGTGCCGTGATCGAGAAGGACATCTTCCACGTCTCGGCCAATACCGATCCGAAGGGCGACCGTTCGCTGCCGCCGCAGCAGCAGGATCCGGACCTGATGGTTCACGTCACCCGTGAAACCGATGCTGGCATTATCATCCGCGGCGCGAAGTATGAGACCGCTGCGGCCTATGCCGATCAGGCCTATCTGAAGCCGACCGTCGGCGCCTGGGCCAATGAAAAACTCTCAGACTATGCGGTGGGCTGCATCGTCAAGATGGGCGCGCCGGGCGTCAAGCATATCTGCCGTGGTGGCTTCGCCAATCGCAGCAGCGCCAACGCCAAGGATTATCCGCTCGCCAATCGCTTCGATGAGGTCGAGGCGCTGGTGGTGTTCGACGACGTGCTGATCCCGTGGGAAGATGTGTTCTTCTATCGCCATACCCGCGCTGCGCAATTCGTGCGTTCGACGCTGCATCGCTACTCGGCATTCCCCTACGTGCTGCGTCTGCTCTACACCGCCGATATGATGATCGGCGCGGCCATGTGGAACGCCAAGCAGACCGGTCTCGACAAGCTGCAGTCGGTGCGCGAGAAGCTCGCCGATCTGGTCTGCTATCGCGAAGGCATCAACGCGCATCTCACTGCGTCGATCGCCATGGCGGAGAAGAGCCCGGGCGGCCTTCTGATGCCGCAGCAGTCGATGCTGTATGCCGGCCGCGTGTTCGCCTGTTCGCAGCTCCCGGCGATGATGCATATCGCCCGCGAGCTGTGCGGCGGCCAGATCTGCATCACCCCGAATGCCGATGCGTTCGAGGCCGAGGGATCAGGCAAGTGGCTGAACAAGTTCTATTCGCTGAACGATCAGTGGCAGGCCGATGATCGCCGCAAGCTGCTCGCTTTCGCGCGCGACCTGCTCAATTCAGACTATGCCGGTCATCGCCTGACCTTCGTGCAATTCGCGCAGGCGCCGCACTTCAATCATCTGGCGGCGGTCTATAACAGCTTCGACTTTGCCGGGCCGCTGGATTTCGTCAAGAAGTCGGCGGGTCTGTCAGATCGCATCGATGGAGCGAAGTCGTGA
- a CDS encoding cytochrome c family protein has protein sequence MTFRFSLLALSFALMTTDAMAQDVAAGEKSFNKCRACHQVGETAKNTVGPILNGLFGRKSGTVAGYNYSDANKNSGLTWDDQVFTDYIKDPKGKIPGTKMSFAGIKNEQEIKDLTAFLKQFAADGKKGG, from the coding sequence ATGACGTTTCGCTTTTCGCTGCTCGCTTTGTCGTTCGCACTGATGACAACCGATGCCATGGCGCAGGATGTTGCAGCCGGGGAGAAGTCCTTCAACAAGTGCCGCGCCTGCCATCAGGTCGGCGAAACCGCGAAGAACACCGTAGGGCCGATCCTGAACGGTCTGTTCGGGCGCAAGTCCGGCACCGTTGCGGGCTATAATTATTCCGACGCCAACAAGAATTCAGGCCTGACCTGGGATGATCAGGTGTTCACCGATTATATCAAGGACCCGAAGGGCAAGATCCCTGGCACCAAGATGAGCTTTGCCGGCATCAAGAACGAGCAGGAGATCAAGGATCTCACAGCGTTCCTGAAGCAGTTCGCCGCCGACGGTAAGAAGGGCGGCTAA